The Shewanella japonica genome has a window encoding:
- the rplL gene encoding 50S ribosomal protein L7/L12: MSITKDQILEAFAEMSVMEVVELIEAMEEKFGVSAAAAAVAVGGDAGASAAEQTEFDVVMTSFGGNKVAVIKALRGATGLGLKEAKAMAESAPVAVKEAITKEEAEALKADLEAAGAEVEVK, encoded by the coding sequence ATGTCTATCACTAAAGACCAAATCTTAGAAGCTTTCGCAGAAATGTCTGTAATGGAAGTTGTTGAACTAATCGAAGCAATGGAAGAAAAATTCGGCGTTTCTGCTGCAGCTGCTGCTGTTGCTGTTGGCGGCGACGCAGGCGCTTCTGCTGCTGAGCAAACCGAATTTGACGTTGTTATGACTTCATTCGGTGGCAACAAAGTTGCTGTTATTAAAGCACTTCGTGGCGCTACAGGTCTTGGCCTGAAAGAAGCTAAAGCTATGGCTGAATCTGCACCAGTTGCAGTTAAAGAAGCTATCACTAAAGAAGAAGCAGAAGCACTTAAAGCTGATCTAGAAGCTGCTGGCGCTGAAGTAGAAGTTAAGTAA
- the rplJ gene encoding 50S ribosomal protein L10 has protein sequence MALRLEDKKAIVAEVSEAAKGALSAVVADSRGVTVGDMTGLRKAAREAGVYVRVVRNTLVKRAVAGTDFECLSDTFTGPTLIAFSNEHPGAAARLLKDFAAEQEKFEIKAAAFEGEVIPAADIDRLAKLPTYEEALAQLMMTMKEASAGKFVRTLAALRDQKEAA, from the coding sequence ATGGCATTAAGACTCGAAGACAAAAAAGCGATTGTTGCTGAAGTCAGCGAAGCCGCCAAAGGTGCTTTATCTGCAGTTGTTGCCGATTCACGCGGTGTAACTGTAGGTGATATGACCGGTCTGCGTAAAGCAGCACGTGAAGCTGGTGTTTATGTACGTGTTGTACGTAATACATTAGTTAAACGCGCTGTTGCTGGTACTGATTTTGAGTGCCTAAGCGACACGTTTACTGGTCCTACTTTGATTGCCTTTTCTAATGAGCACCCAGGTGCTGCAGCGCGTCTTCTTAAAGATTTCGCAGCTGAACAAGAAAAGTTTGAAATCAAAGCAGCAGCCTTTGAAGGGGAAGTTATCCCTGCAGCAGATATTGATCGTTTAGCGAAACTACCAACATACGAAGAAGCACTAGCTCAGTTAATGATGACTATGAAAGAAGCATCTGCTGGCAAGTTCGTTCGTACATTGGCCGCTCTTCGCGATCAAAAAGAAGCAGCTTAA
- the rplA gene encoding 50S ribosomal protein L1, translated as MAKLTKRMRVIREKIDGTKSYDINEAVALLKELATAKFVESVDVAVNLGIDPRKSDQNVRGATVLPHGTGREVRVAVFTQGANAEAAKEAGAELVGMEDLAEQVKAGEMNFDVVIASPDAMRVVGMLGQILGPRGLMPNPKTGTVTPNVADAVKNAKAGQVRYRNDKNGIIHTTIGKVDFEPAQIKENLEALVAALKKAKPAVAKGVYVKKVSISTTMGAGVVVDQATLEDLK; from the coding sequence ATGGCAAAGCTAACTAAGCGCATGCGCGTAATCCGCGAGAAAATCGACGGAACTAAAAGCTACGATATCAATGAAGCTGTTGCTTTATTAAAAGAATTAGCAACTGCTAAATTCGTAGAAAGTGTTGACGTTGCTGTTAACCTAGGTATCGATCCTCGTAAATCAGACCAAAACGTTCGTGGCGCTACAGTATTACCACATGGTACTGGCCGTGAAGTTCGTGTTGCTGTGTTCACACAGGGCGCAAACGCTGAAGCAGCTAAAGAAGCTGGTGCAGAGTTAGTTGGTATGGAAGATCTAGCTGAGCAAGTTAAAGCTGGTGAAATGAACTTTGACGTTGTTATCGCATCTCCAGATGCAATGCGCGTTGTTGGTATGTTAGGTCAAATCTTAGGCCCACGTGGTTTAATGCCTAACCCTAAAACTGGTACTGTAACGCCAAACGTTGCTGATGCAGTTAAAAATGCCAAAGCTGGTCAAGTTCGTTACCGTAACGACAAGAATGGTATTATCCACACTACTATCGGTAAAGTGGATTTTGAACCTGCTCAAATTAAAGAAAACTTAGAAGCGTTAGTCGCAGCACTGAAAAAGGCTAAGCCTGCAGTTGCTAAAGGCGTTTACGTGAAAAAAGTCAGCATCTCTACCACTATGGGTGCAGGTGTTGTGGTTGACCAAGCTACTTTGGAAGACCTTAAGTAA
- the rplK gene encoding 50S ribosomal protein L11: protein MAKKIEAYIKLQVAAGAANPSPPVGPALGQKGVNIMEFCKAFNARTEKFDKGMPIPVVITVYNDRSFTFETKTPPASFLLLKAAGLKSGSGRPNTEKVGTIKRSAVQEIAETKAADMTGADVEAMMRSIEGTARSMGLVVED from the coding sequence ATGGCAAAGAAAATTGAAGCTTATATTAAGCTACAAGTAGCAGCCGGTGCTGCAAACCCGTCTCCACCAGTTGGTCCTGCTCTAGGTCAAAAAGGTGTGAACATCATGGAATTCTGTAAAGCATTCAATGCTCGTACTGAAAAGTTCGACAAAGGTATGCCGATTCCTGTTGTTATCACTGTATACAACGATCGTTCTTTCACGTTCGAAACTAAGACTCCTCCAGCATCTTTCTTATTATTGAAAGCGGCAGGTCTTAAGTCTGGTTCTGGCCGTCCAAATACCGAGAAAGTTGGTACTATCAAGCGCAGCGCTGTTCAGGAAATTGCTGAAACTAAAGCGGCTGATATGACTGGTGCTGATGTTGAAGCGATGATGCGTTCAATTGAAGGTACTGCACGTTCAATGGGTTTGGTAGTAGAGGACTAA
- the nusG gene encoding transcription termination/antitermination protein NusG encodes MTEATEAKKRWYVIQAFSGYEGRVCKTLLEHIKMHNMEDYFAEVLVPTEEVVEMRAGQRRKSERKFFPGYVLVQMEMNDESWHLVKSIPRVMGFIGGTSDRPAPISDKEANAILQRLQDTVESPTHRVMFEPGEVVRVNDGPFADFNGTIEEVDYDKNRVKVSVMIFGRSTPVELDFQQVEKS; translated from the coding sequence ATGACTGAAGCAACAGAAGCTAAAAAAAGATGGTATGTGATTCAAGCATTCTCAGGCTATGAAGGCCGTGTATGTAAAACACTACTTGAGCATATCAAAATGCACAACATGGAAGACTACTTTGCTGAGGTACTTGTACCAACTGAAGAAGTTGTTGAAATGCGAGCAGGTCAGCGTCGTAAAAGCGAACGTAAATTCTTCCCTGGCTATGTATTAGTCCAAATGGAAATGAATGATGAAAGCTGGCACTTAGTGAAAAGCATTCCACGTGTAATGGGTTTCATTGGCGGAACATCTGATCGTCCAGCACCTATTTCTGATAAAGAAGCGAATGCCATTCTTCAGCGTCTACAAGATACTGTTGAGTCACCGACTCATCGCGTTATGTTTGAGCCTGGTGAAGTTGTTCGTGTTAACGATGGTCCATTTGCTGACTTTAATGGCACTATCGAAGAAGTTGATTACGATAAAAACCGCGTTAAGGTTTCAGTAATGATCTTCGGTCGCTCTACTCCTGTGGAACTAGACTTCCAACAAGTTGAAAAGAGCTGA
- the secE gene encoding preprotein translocase subunit SecE, which produces MTTNTENQNNSLDIVKWGIAVILIAAAVIGNQAFGEASVVVRTLGVIVAFVIAGFIALQTVKGKEALSFAREAHIEVRKVVWPTRQEALNTTFIVLAATAVVAVILWGFDWVLLRVVNLITGV; this is translated from the coding sequence ATGACGACAAATACTGAAAACCAGAATAATTCTCTGGATATTGTTAAGTGGGGCATTGCAGTTATATTGATTGCCGCCGCTGTTATTGGCAACCAAGCATTTGGCGAAGCCAGTGTTGTGGTACGCACATTAGGCGTAATTGTTGCCTTTGTTATTGCAGGCTTTATTGCACTGCAAACTGTGAAAGGTAAAGAAGCTTTATCTTTTGCTCGTGAAGCTCACATTGAAGTACGTAAAGTGGTTTGGCCAACTCGTCAAGAAGCGCTAAACACAACATTCATTGTTCTTGCTGCAACAGCTGTCGTAGCCGTAATCCTTTGGGGTTTCGACTGGGTACTATTGCGTGTTGTTAACCTCATTACTGGCGTATAG
- the tuf gene encoding elongation factor Tu, producing the protein MAKEKFERSKPHVNVGTIGHVDHGKTTLTAAISAVLTKAYGGETKDFAQIDNAPEERERGITINTSHIEYDTPTRHYAHVDCPGHADYVKNMITGAAQMDGAILVVAATDGPMPQTREHILLSRQVGVPFVIVFMNKCDMVDDEELLELVEMEVRELLSEYDFPGDDLPVIQGSALKALEGDAAWEPKIIELAEALDTYIPEPERDIDKPFLLPIEDVFSISGRGTVVTGRVERGIITVGDEVEIVGVKDTTKTTCTGVEMFRKLLDEGRAGENCGVLLRGTKRDEVERGQVLAKPGTITPHTTFESEVYVLSKEEGGRHTPFFKGYRPQFYFRTTDVTGTIELPEGVEMVMPGDNIKMVVTLIYPIAMDDGLRFAIREGGRTVGAGVVAKIVA; encoded by the coding sequence ATGGCTAAAGAAAAATTTGAACGTAGTAAACCACACGTAAACGTGGGTACAATTGGTCACGTTGACCATGGTAAAACTACTCTAACAGCAGCTATCTCAGCAGTATTGACGAAAGCATACGGCGGTGAGACTAAAGATTTCGCACAAATCGATAACGCTCCAGAAGAGCGTGAGCGTGGTATTACAATTAATACTTCTCACATCGAATATGACACGCCTACACGTCACTACGCACACGTAGATTGTCCTGGTCACGCCGATTATGTTAAAAACATGATTACAGGTGCTGCACAAATGGACGGTGCTATCTTAGTAGTAGCAGCAACTGATGGCCCAATGCCACAGACTCGTGAGCACATCCTACTTTCACGTCAGGTTGGTGTACCTTTCGTTATCGTATTCATGAACAAATGTGACATGGTTGATGATGAAGAGCTACTTGAATTAGTAGAAATGGAAGTACGTGAACTTCTTTCTGAATATGACTTCCCAGGTGATGACTTACCAGTTATCCAAGGTTCTGCACTTAAAGCGCTTGAAGGCGATGCAGCTTGGGAACCAAAAATCATCGAACTTGCTGAAGCTCTAGATACTTACATCCCAGAGCCAGAGCGTGACATCGATAAGCCTTTCCTACTACCTATTGAAGATGTATTCTCAATTTCAGGTCGTGGTACAGTTGTTACTGGTCGTGTAGAGCGCGGTATCATCACTGTAGGTGACGAAGTAGAAATCGTTGGTGTTAAAGACACGACTAAAACGACTTGTACTGGTGTTGAAATGTTCCGTAAGCTGCTTGACGAAGGTCGTGCAGGTGAGAACTGTGGTGTTTTATTACGTGGTACTAAGCGTGATGAAGTTGAACGTGGTCAAGTACTTGCTAAGCCAGGTACAATCACTCCTCACACTACATTCGAATCAGAAGTATACGTGTTAAGCAAAGAAGAAGGCGGACGTCACACTCCATTCTTCAAAGGCTACCGTCCACAGTTCTACTTCCGTACAACTGACGTAACTGGTACTATCGAGCTTCCAGAAGGCGTAGAAATGGTAATGCCAGGTGACAACATCAAGATGGTTGTTACTCTAATCTACCCAATCGCGATGGACGACGGTTTACGTTTCGCTATCCGTGAAGGTGGCCGTACAGTTGGTGCTGGTGTTGTAGCTAAAATCGTTGCTTAA
- the coaA gene encoding type I pantothenate kinase, with the protein MTVNKPIHKTLYHSFGRKQWSELRNSVPLTLSEDELARLQGMNEQLSLDEVTDIYLPLSRLLNLIIDAQQQRSVVLDQFLNHKPRNSPYIISISGSVAVGKSTTARILQALLQRWPQHPKVELVTTDGFLYPLAELKAKNLLKRKGFPESYDMKMLIDFISAIKAGQPHVNAPLYSHITYDRLTDQVQPINQPDILIIEGLNVLQTGLDQSPESRSSFLSDYVDFSIYVDADEVLLKEWYQQRFRKFRQGAFSDPKSFFHHYSNLSDQQANQTAANIWDTINGPNLQSNIKPSRERAHLILKKGDNHLVNRVLLRK; encoded by the coding sequence ATGACAGTAAATAAACCAATACATAAAACACTTTATCATTCATTTGGGCGTAAGCAATGGTCTGAGCTTCGTAATTCAGTCCCTCTTACACTAAGTGAAGACGAACTTGCCCGCTTACAAGGCATGAACGAGCAACTGTCTTTAGATGAAGTGACAGATATTTATTTACCGTTAAGTCGTCTTTTAAACTTGATCATCGACGCTCAGCAGCAGCGCAGTGTAGTATTAGATCAATTCCTCAATCATAAACCACGTAACTCTCCCTACATTATCAGTATTTCTGGTAGTGTCGCTGTTGGTAAAAGCACCACAGCAAGGATTCTACAAGCGCTTTTACAGCGTTGGCCCCAACACCCTAAAGTAGAGTTAGTCACTACCGATGGATTTCTGTATCCTTTGGCAGAGTTAAAAGCTAAAAACTTATTAAAGCGAAAAGGCTTTCCAGAAAGCTATGATATGAAGATGCTCATTGATTTCATTTCAGCTATCAAAGCAGGTCAACCGCATGTTAATGCGCCACTGTACTCTCATATCACCTATGACCGACTTACTGACCAAGTGCAACCGATTAACCAACCAGACATCTTAATTATCGAAGGTTTAAATGTACTTCAAACTGGCTTAGATCAATCACCTGAAAGTCGCAGCAGTTTTTTATCTGATTATGTGGATTTCTCAATTTACGTAGATGCAGATGAAGTGCTTCTAAAAGAATGGTATCAGCAACGTTTTAGAAAATTTCGTCAAGGTGCTTTTAGTGATCCGAAATCCTTTTTTCATCACTATTCAAACTTGTCAGATCAACAAGCTAATCAGACCGCAGCTAATATCTGGGATACGATTAACGGCCCAAATCTCCAGTCCAATATCAAACCAAGTCGTGAACGCGCTCACCTGATCCTTAAAAAAGGAGATAATCATTTGGTAAACCGCGTTTTACTACGAAAATAA
- the birA gene encoding bifunctional biotin--[acetyl-CoA-carboxylase] ligase/biotin operon repressor BirA: MTEHWSKKKQIIKLLDHCRYTSGEMIAQKVGISRTAVNNHIAQLADYGIDIYSVKGKGYKLSKALPLFDESLLINGIEDRCFFFDEIASTNAFLLQHSDELDSGDICIAEYQSAGRGRRGRQWVSPYGQHVYGSLYWRINQGMNAAMGLSLVIACSIVSTLRTFGVEGLGLKWPNDIYKDNKKLAGILIELSGQSMDECNLVIGFGINMSMPAQQAEKIDQPWSDLSSLDTMPDKTNLLLALHKQLKLDLAKFEVFGLTEFIPLWQQYDLFYDKEIELVMSPKSIVGVCKGIDSQGGVILETDGVQTAYIGGEISLRGTL, encoded by the coding sequence ATGACAGAGCATTGGAGCAAAAAGAAGCAAATCATTAAGTTGCTGGATCATTGTCGTTATACTTCTGGGGAAATGATTGCACAAAAAGTCGGAATATCCAGGACTGCAGTGAATAATCACATAGCGCAGTTAGCTGATTACGGGATTGATATATACAGCGTAAAAGGTAAGGGTTACAAGTTATCGAAAGCTCTGCCTTTGTTTGATGAATCCTTACTTATAAACGGGATTGAAGATAGGTGTTTCTTTTTTGATGAAATAGCCAGTACCAATGCTTTCTTACTACAGCACTCTGATGAACTAGATAGTGGTGATATTTGCATCGCGGAATATCAGTCTGCAGGCAGGGGGCGTAGGGGACGTCAATGGGTGTCACCTTATGGTCAACATGTTTACGGGTCACTCTATTGGCGCATAAACCAGGGAATGAATGCCGCAATGGGGTTAAGCTTAGTTATTGCGTGTTCTATTGTATCAACGCTAAGAACATTTGGTGTTGAAGGCCTTGGATTGAAGTGGCCAAATGATATCTACAAAGACAATAAAAAACTAGCAGGTATATTGATTGAGCTATCTGGTCAGTCTATGGACGAATGTAATTTGGTCATTGGCTTTGGTATTAATATGAGTATGCCGGCTCAACAGGCTGAAAAAATAGATCAGCCTTGGAGTGATTTATCTTCTCTGGATACAATGCCCGATAAAACTAACCTACTCCTAGCACTCCATAAACAATTAAAGTTAGACCTAGCAAAGTTTGAAGTATTTGGTTTAACGGAGTTTATTCCGCTCTGGCAACAATATGATCTGTTTTACGACAAAGAAATTGAGTTGGTCATGTCACCTAAGTCAATTGTAGGTGTTTGCAAAGGGATTGACTCGCAAGGTGGCGTTATTTTGGAAACCGATGGCGTTCAAACCGCCTATATAGGTGGAGAGATTAGCCTACGCGGTACGCTATAA
- the murB gene encoding UDP-N-acetylmuramate dehydrogenase — protein sequence MSASLKPLNTLSLNQNSLMLVEANSVSDLIRYIKQAKEMGAPYMIIGGGSNIVFTCDYEGMIIKLINKGIVITEDNENVYLTVQAGENWHELVQFTLDEGYFGLENLALIPGSVGAAPIQNIGAYGVEINQFCNEVTYLNTDTFSEHTLAGSECKFDYRDSIFKKQLKEIAVITSVKLAIPKNWQANLSYGPLNHLNTQTVSAKEIYETVCAVRTSKLPDPCKLGNVGSFFKNPIIEAEQYISLLKKFSDLVGYAQADGRIKVAAGWLIDEAGLKGYILGGAAVHNKQALVIVNINQATGDDVRKLAHHVIDTVYNKFGIKLEPEPRIIGSHGEVEL from the coding sequence ATGTCCGCAAGCTTAAAGCCTTTAAATACCCTGTCTTTGAATCAAAATTCCCTAATGCTTGTTGAGGCAAACTCTGTTTCGGATCTCATTCGATATATAAAACAAGCAAAAGAAATGGGCGCTCCGTATATGATCATAGGTGGTGGTAGCAATATCGTTTTTACCTGCGATTATGAAGGGATGATTATTAAGCTGATCAATAAAGGCATTGTTATTACCGAAGATAATGAAAATGTCTATTTAACTGTGCAGGCAGGCGAAAATTGGCATGAACTTGTTCAGTTTACTTTGGATGAGGGCTATTTCGGGTTAGAAAATTTAGCATTGATTCCTGGTTCAGTGGGCGCTGCTCCAATTCAGAATATTGGTGCATATGGAGTTGAAATAAACCAGTTTTGTAATGAAGTCACTTACCTTAATACTGATACTTTTAGCGAGCATACACTTGCAGGTTCTGAGTGTAAGTTTGATTACCGTGATTCAATTTTCAAAAAACAATTAAAAGAGATTGCAGTCATTACGTCAGTTAAATTAGCAATCCCAAAAAACTGGCAAGCAAATCTAAGTTATGGACCACTTAACCACTTAAATACTCAGACAGTGAGTGCTAAAGAGATCTATGAGACTGTATGTGCTGTACGCACAAGCAAGTTACCTGATCCCTGTAAACTTGGTAACGTTGGCAGCTTTTTTAAGAACCCAATTATCGAAGCAGAGCAATACATCAGTTTATTGAAAAAGTTTTCTGATTTGGTCGGGTATGCACAAGCTGATGGGCGTATTAAAGTTGCTGCAGGTTGGCTTATAGATGAAGCTGGCCTCAAAGGGTATATCTTGGGCGGCGCGGCAGTCCATAATAAGCAAGCGTTGGTGATAGTTAATATTAATCAAGCAACTGGTGACGATGTACGAAAACTGGCGCATCATGTTATTGACACTGTTTATAATAAGTTTGGTATCAAACTGGAGCCAGAACCAAGAATAATAGGTTCACACGGAGAGGTGGAATTGTAA